The proteins below come from a single Eucalyptus grandis isolate ANBG69807.140 chromosome 3, ASM1654582v1, whole genome shotgun sequence genomic window:
- the LOC104431262 gene encoding glutamate receptor 2.7-like, whose protein sequence is MASACFNEGSSDFRRGVDNEFINLPHDISKNTRQRRKTTLKKHDYRHRYEERSLEILGSNLGGTMQLTMELERLARIFFLLALLSAFNSIDWSMAKNIRHPDHHMHVGVILDMESPVGEMAQKCMTMAISDLNATPSQNNHPLKLILHPRNSMGQPLKALSSAVELLENEQVEALIGPQTSEEAELLGELGDRVPIISFSASCPSLSREKNPNFIRMTTNDNSQVGAIAALVQKFGWRELVIIHEDSSYGNGIIPDLLLALHEGNARVAHRTVIPPQARDIYVEAQLYRLMALSANIFIIHMSPSLASRFFIKVNELGMMSTGYGWIVTDGIANELSVMDQSALDSMQGVIGIRPYIPPSKRLHNFSLKWRNSFFTNQHHQIPEVNVYCLWAYDSVWALATAAHHLGVSI, encoded by the exons ATGGCGTCGGCGTGCTTCAACGAGGGCTCGAGCGACTTTCGCAGGGGCGTCGACAATGAGTTCATCAACCTGCCCCATG ATATTTCGAAGAATACTCGCCAGAGACGCAAGACGACTTTGAAAAAACACGATTATCGTCACCGTTATGAAGAACGCTCGTTGGAGATATTAGGCTCCAATCTTGGTGGAACCATGCAGCTGACGATGGAGTTGGAGAGGTTGGCGCGCATCTTCTTTTTGTTGGCGTTGTTATCTGCCTTCAACTCCATCGATTGGTCGATGGCTAAAAACATCCGTCACCCTGATCATCATATGCATGTCGGAGTGATTCTTGATATGGAGTCGCCAGTTGGGGAGATGGCCCAAAAATGCATGACCATGGCCATCTCTGACTTGAATGCTACGCCCTCGCAAAATAACCATCCCCTGAAGTTGATTCTGCATCCTAGGAATTCCATGGGACAGCCTCTTAAAGCTCTATCTTCAG CTGTGGAGCTTTTGGAGAATGAACAAGTTGAGGCACTTATAGGCCCGCAAACATCTGAAGAAGCCGAGCTTCTGGGAGAACTGGGAGATAGAGTGCCTATCATCTCCTTTTCTGCCAGTTGCCCATCCTTGTCCAGAGAGAAAAATCCAAACTTCATCCGAATGACTACTAATGATAACTCCCAGGTTGGAGCCATTGCTGCTCTAGTTCAAAAATTCGGGTGGAGAGAATTGGTCATAATACATGAGGACAGTTCCTATGGAAATGGAATCATACCCGATCTTCTTCTCGCATTACATGAAGGCAATGCTCGTGTAGCGCATCGAACCGTCATTCCACCACAAGCCAGGGACATATATGTAGAAGCCCAACTTTATAGACTGATGGCTCTGTCTGCCAATATATTCATCATCCACATGTCTCCTTCCCTCGCATCTCGGTTTTTTATTAAGGTTAATGAGTTGGGAATGATGAGTACAGGCTATGGTTGGATTGTGACTGATGGGATAGCAAACGAGCTGTCTGTGATGGATCAGTCGGCTTTAGACTCGATGCAAGGAGTCATTGGAATTAGACCTTATATTCCACCCTCAAAGCGGCTTCATAACTTCTCGCTGAAGTGGAGGAACAGCTTTTTCACAAACCAGCATCATCAAATTCCTGAAGTAAATGTGTATTGCTTATGGGCTTATGATTCTGTCTGGGCTTTAGCCACAGCAGCACATCATTTAGGTGTTAGTATATAA